From a single Sediminibacterium sp. KACHI17 genomic region:
- the prmA gene encoding 50S ribosomal protein L11 methyltransferase encodes MSDNVSVEVAIQVADPAIREALIAALSANGFDGFEELDDALKAYAQEGNIDWNNIELILNQYSLTYSKSIIEKQNWNALWESNFEPVQVADFVGVRAGFHPPMTGVRHEIIITPKMSFGTGHHGTTFSVMKLMESIDFQGKSVFDFGTGTGILAILAERLGATEILAVDNDPWCIENASENSLINQCKNIGIQLFDTAKTNQQYDIVIANINKNIILDNLSLLGKAVKPGGDILLSGLLVMDESDILTACKTLGWSHQQTLTKEGWIALHLKN; translated from the coding sequence ATGAGCGATAATGTATCTGTTGAAGTTGCCATTCAAGTAGCGGATCCTGCTATCCGAGAAGCGTTGATCGCAGCATTGTCTGCAAACGGATTTGATGGATTTGAGGAACTGGATGATGCTTTGAAAGCATATGCTCAGGAAGGAAATATTGATTGGAATAATATTGAATTAATATTGAATCAATATTCATTAACTTATTCAAAATCAATTATTGAAAAGCAAAATTGGAATGCACTTTGGGAATCCAACTTTGAGCCTGTTCAGGTAGCTGATTTTGTGGGAGTCAGGGCCGGGTTTCATCCGCCCATGACAGGTGTGCGGCATGAGATCATCATAACACCCAAGATGAGTTTCGGGACCGGTCACCACGGAACCACTTTTTCCGTCATGAAATTGATGGAATCCATTGATTTTCAAGGGAAGTCGGTCTTTGATTTTGGCACAGGTACGGGTATTCTGGCTATTCTGGCTGAGCGGTTAGGGGCTACTGAGATACTGGCCGTGGATAACGATCCCTGGTGTATTGAAAATGCTTCAGAAAATAGTTTAATTAATCAATGTAAAAACATTGGTATTCAACTATTTGATACTGCTAAAACAAATCAACAGTACGATATTGTGATAGCCAATATTAACAAGAATATCATACTTGATAACCTGAGCCTGTTGGGCAAAGCAGTGAAGCCGGGAGGTGATATCTTACTCAGTGGATTACTGGTGATGGACGAATCCGACATACTAACTGCTTGTAAAACATTGGGTTGGTCGCATCAGCAGACCCTCACCAAAGAGGGGTGGATAGCTTTACACCTGAAGAACTGA
- a CDS encoding M48 family metallopeptidase — translation MQKCITSLFVMALVFSACHRNAITGRNQLNLIPESEVQAMAFTQYKEFMTANPAVPLNTNKDAVMVKNVGDRIISAIKKYYTEKGLEKELENFQWEVNLVNNKEPNAWCMPGGKIVVYTGILPYTLNEAGLAVVMGHEVAHALARHGNERMSQGMFQQLGGMALSAALASKPAETQNLFMMSYGIGSNVGVMLPFSRKNELEADRLGLMFSALAGYDPRESIAFWKRMAAASGGNKPPEFLSTHPADETRINELQKIMDQTVMQYYRK, via the coding sequence ATGCAGAAGTGTATCACATCGCTATTCGTTATGGCTTTGGTTTTCTCGGCTTGTCATCGTAATGCGATCACCGGTCGTAACCAATTGAATTTGATCCCCGAATCAGAAGTACAGGCGATGGCTTTTACGCAGTACAAAGAGTTTATGACTGCGAATCCTGCTGTGCCCCTGAATACCAATAAAGATGCAGTGATGGTGAAGAATGTAGGCGATCGCATCATCAGCGCCATCAAAAAATATTACACCGAAAAAGGACTTGAAAAAGAACTCGAAAATTTCCAGTGGGAAGTCAATCTGGTCAATAACAAAGAACCCAATGCCTGGTGTATGCCGGGTGGAAAAATTGTTGTGTATACCGGTATCCTTCCTTATACCTTGAATGAGGCGGGACTGGCAGTGGTGATGGGGCATGAAGTTGCGCATGCATTGGCCAGACATGGAAATGAGCGCATGAGTCAGGGTATGTTCCAGCAGTTAGGCGGGATGGCTTTGTCGGCAGCACTCGCTTCGAAACCTGCAGAGACGCAGAATTTGTTTATGATGTCCTATGGAATTGGGTCAAACGTAGGTGTGATGTTGCCTTTCAGTCGTAAAAATGAATTAGAAGCAGATAGATTAGGTCTCATGTTCTCCGCATTGGCAGGTTATGACCCTCGTGAGTCCATCGCTTTCTGGAAAAGAATGGCTGCAGCATCCGGAGGGAATAAACCACCCGAGTTCCTAAGCACACACCCGGCAGACGAGACACGTATAAACGAACTCCAAAAGATCATGGATCAGACAGTGATGCAATATTATCGGAAGTAG
- the hscB gene encoding Fe-S protein assembly co-chaperone HscB, with the protein MNHFELFNLPITLQPDTSQLSKQYFELQRKYHPDRYVQATEEEQEEALQVSAQINKAFKTLKDRDETIKYVLQLKGLLEEEEKYQLSPDFLMEVMELNELREEGDTDNITATIDQLKTQIYEPVEAIITNYQEGITTEKELLQVKEYYFKKKYLDKI; encoded by the coding sequence ATGAACCATTTCGAATTATTCAACCTGCCCATTACCCTGCAACCTGATACGAGTCAGCTGTCGAAGCAATATTTTGAGTTACAGCGAAAGTATCATCCGGATCGTTATGTACAGGCTACGGAGGAGGAGCAGGAAGAAGCGTTGCAGGTCTCGGCACAGATCAATAAAGCATTTAAAACGCTGAAAGACCGTGATGAGACCATCAAATATGTATTACAATTGAAGGGATTATTGGAAGAGGAGGAAAAATACCAGTTATCCCCCGATTTTTTAATGGAAGTAATGGAGCTGAATGAGCTCCGGGAAGAGGGTGATACTGACAATATTACTGCTACTATTGATCAATTGAAAACACAGATCTATGAACCCGTGGAAGCGATTATTACAAATTATCAGGAGGGTATTACTACCGAAAAAGAGTTGTTGCAAGTAAAGGAGTACTATTTTAAAAAGAAGTATTTGGATAAAATTTGA
- the plsY gene encoding glycerol-3-phosphate 1-O-acyltransferase PlsY, with the protein MNELLLIVLAYLIGSVPTAIWVSKRFFGIDIRDYGSGNAGATNTFRVLGSKWGSFVMMVDVIKGVVATSLYILLPYYLTNEWDRTNLMIGLGLASVLGHIFPIWANFRGGKGVATLLGMAVAIQPVVALCCIGVFLIVLYLTRFVSLSSILAGISFMVFILFIFNEEETLYRIFAVLVALMVVLTHQKNISRILKGTESKVPILRYRDKRRLRRDRFKQ; encoded by the coding sequence ATGAACGAATTATTGCTCATTGTACTGGCATATTTAATTGGATCGGTTCCCACCGCTATTTGGGTCAGCAAACGTTTTTTTGGTATTGATATCAGAGATTACGGAAGCGGCAATGCAGGCGCTACGAACACTTTTCGTGTGTTAGGTTCTAAATGGGGCAGTTTCGTGATGATGGTAGATGTAATCAAAGGTGTGGTCGCTACTTCTCTGTATATCCTCCTTCCTTATTATTTAACCAATGAATGGGATAGAACCAATCTGATGATCGGATTGGGCCTTGCCTCTGTTTTAGGTCATATTTTCCCGATCTGGGCAAATTTCCGTGGAGGTAAAGGCGTGGCAACTTTGCTGGGTATGGCTGTGGCCATTCAACCTGTTGTAGCACTCTGTTGTATCGGCGTATTCCTGATCGTTCTTTACCTGACCCGTTTTGTTTCCTTAAGTTCTATTCTGGCAGGTATCTCTTTTATGGTTTTTATTCTATTCATCTTCAATGAAGAAGAAACCCTATATCGCATTTTCGCAGTTCTCGTTGCCTTGATGGTGGTATTGACCCATCAAAAGAATATTTCTCGTATCCTCAAAGGCACAGAAAGCAAAGTCCCCATCCTTCGCTACCGCGACAAACGTAGATTGAGAAGAGATCGGTTTAAGCAATAG
- a CDS encoding sigma-70 family RNA polymerase sigma factor: protein MNLSPSDWISNYADALYAYAKPRVNDAQLAEDLVQETFLSAWKARDGFKGEASEKSWLFTILKNKIIDHYRKKSKEIIQSASEKDATDDFFNQADHWTDKDQPLSWGVDGLDSLQQKEFFTVLEGCKKKLQHLQQAVFVMKYMEDLDAADICKALNITPSNYWVLIHRAKLGLRACLEKNWINLK, encoded by the coding sequence ATGAACCTCTCCCCCTCTGACTGGATATCGAATTACGCTGATGCATTGTATGCGTATGCAAAGCCAAGGGTGAATGATGCACAGTTAGCTGAAGATCTGGTGCAGGAAACATTTTTAAGTGCATGGAAAGCGAGAGATGGATTTAAAGGGGAAGCTTCGGAGAAAAGTTGGTTATTCACGATCTTGAAAAATAAGATCATTGACCATTATCGTAAAAAAAGTAAGGAGATCATTCAGTCTGCATCAGAAAAGGATGCAACGGATGACTTCTTTAACCAGGCAGACCACTGGACTGACAAGGACCAGCCTTTAAGCTGGGGAGTAGATGGATTGGACTCACTGCAACAAAAAGAATTTTTTACGGTATTGGAAGGATGTAAGAAAAAATTGCAGCATCTGCAGCAGGCCGTATTTGTCATGAAATACATGGAAGACCTAGATGCAGCGGATATCTGTAAGGCATTGAACATTACACCGTCTAACTATTGGGTATTGATACACAGAGCCAAATTAGGACTGAGGGCCTGTCTGGAGAAAAACTGGATCAACCTGAAATAA
- a CDS encoding NAD(P)-dependent oxidoreductase: MLVIGLIREGKIPADNRVALTPGQCKWLQKNIPDLKIRVQQSPNRCFTDQEYIDAGIEVTEDLSDCSILLGIKEVPVNMLIPNKTYLFFSHTKKKQPYNQALLHAMMDQNITLVDYECLEHTDGQRIIGFGFFAGIVGAHNGILCYGNRTGAYHLNRVVEVKDYRELIHTYFGLKLPNIKIAVTGSGRVAHGILEIMNLMDVQEVEPDEYLNRSFTYPVYVHLKGSDLYRHKINRTYQRDHFHHHPEEYECIFKQYCADTDILMNGIYWDHHIPRLFEMDDLRAADFRIQTIADITDDKGGSVPCNLGDGSIEDPVYGVDRSSFEKTAPYLSNSIDVMAVGNLPNELPRDASKYFGEQLIKYVLEDIRKGGSETIDRATILAKGKLTAHFDYLADYAAH; encoded by the coding sequence ATGCTCGTTATCGGACTTATCAGAGAGGGAAAAATTCCGGCGGATAATCGTGTGGCGCTGACGCCCGGACAATGCAAGTGGTTGCAGAAGAACATTCCTGATTTGAAGATAAGGGTACAGCAGTCGCCTAATCGCTGCTTTACGGATCAGGAGTATATCGATGCCGGTATTGAAGTGACCGAAGACCTGTCTGACTGTTCAATTCTGCTGGGTATCAAAGAAGTACCCGTGAACATGCTGATCCCTAATAAAACCTACCTGTTCTTTTCACATACCAAGAAAAAACAACCCTACAATCAGGCTTTATTACATGCGATGATGGATCAAAACATCACATTGGTAGATTATGAGTGCCTGGAACATACCGATGGACAACGCATCATTGGTTTTGGGTTTTTTGCCGGAATCGTAGGAGCGCATAATGGTATCCTATGTTATGGGAATAGAACAGGAGCCTATCATTTGAACAGGGTAGTGGAAGTAAAAGACTATCGTGAACTGATCCATACTTATTTTGGTCTCAAGCTACCCAATATCAAAATTGCAGTTACGGGTAGTGGGCGTGTAGCACATGGTATCTTAGAGATCATGAATTTGATGGATGTTCAGGAAGTAGAACCTGATGAATACCTGAATCGTTCTTTTACCTATCCGGTCTATGTACACCTTAAGGGAAGTGATCTGTACAGACATAAGATCAATCGAACGTATCAGCGGGATCATTTTCATCATCATCCGGAAGAATATGAGTGCATCTTCAAACAATATTGTGCGGATACAGATATTCTGATGAACGGGATTTATTGGGATCATCATATTCCTCGTTTGTTTGAAATGGATGATTTACGTGCAGCTGATTTTCGTATTCAAACCATAGCAGATATCACTGATGATAAAGGTGGGAGTGTTCCTTGTAATTTAGGGGATGGTAGTATTGAAGATCCTGTTTATGGCGTGGATCGATCTTCATTTGAAAAAACGGCACCTTATTTATCTAACAGTATAGATGTAATGGCAGTGGGCAATTTGCCGAATGAATTGCCTCGCGATGCCAGTAAATATTTTGGTGAACAACTGATCAAATATGTGTTGGAAGACATCAGAAAAGGCGGCAGTGAAACCATTGATCGTGCTACGATTCTTGCAAAAGGGAAACTGACTGCGCATTTTGATTATTTAGCGGATTATGCGGCGCATTGA
- the rpsO gene encoding 30S ribosomal protein S15: MSHLTTEKKASIFAEFGGKATNTGSIEGQVALLTERIAHISKHLQANKKDYSTHRGLMQMVGQRKRLLTYMQKNNLQGYRALIEKLGLRK; the protein is encoded by the coding sequence ATGTCTCATTTAACAACAGAAAAAAAAGCCAGCATTTTTGCTGAATTCGGTGGTAAAGCCACTAACACGGGTTCAATTGAAGGTCAGGTAGCATTGCTGACTGAGCGTATTGCCCACATTTCTAAGCACTTACAAGCCAACAAAAAAGATTATTCCACTCACCGTGGTTTGATGCAGATGGTAGGTCAGCGTAAGCGTTTGTTGACTTATATGCAGAAGAATAACCTGCAGGGCTATCGTGCACTCATCGAGAAACTGGGTCTGAGAAAATAA
- the pnp gene encoding polyribonucleotide nucleotidyltransferase, which translates to MLSQPLSVSFDIGGNRIVTIETGKLARQADGAVTVRQGNCVLLATVVANKEPKEGQDFFPLSVDYQEKFASAGRIPGSFFKREARLNDYEILTSRLIDRALRPLFPEDYLCDVQVLVSLISSDDEVMPDSLACLAASAALAVSDIPIKEIISEVRVGRINGEYIINPTRSELEKSELEFIVAATDKNLMMVEGEAKECSEADLIKVLEMAHDAIRVHIKAQAELRAKKGITTVRDYKKPEQNEELREKVYAFAKQRVYEISRKGSAKHERSDAYSALKDELIASLGEEATDLDKKLAKKYYEDLKWEVVRSMIIDDRFRLDGRKLDEVRPLAMEVDPLPTPHGSALFTRGETQSLTTVTFGTALDELLVESAAKSVESKFFLHYNFPPFSTGEVKMMRGQSRREVGHGNLAQRSLKQMMPDTSTYAYTVRVVSDILESNGSSSMATVCAGSLALMDAGVPVPKHVSGVAMGLITREDGKYAILTDILGDEDHLGDMDFKVTGTRDGICGVQMDIKVDGLSMEVMREALEQARKGRLHILDAMYECIPAHRPDVKPHAPRMVKLVIDKEFIGAVIGPGGKVIQEIQRETGTTINIEEVGNTGEVSIFSANKESVEKAVRWVRGITAVPQIGEVYEGPVKGIKEFGAFVEFMPGKQGLLHISEISWKRLESMEGLFNEGDMVKVKLVGLDPKTGKFKLSRKVLMPRPEGQKPREDQAAEPKGE; encoded by the coding sequence ATGTTATCACAACCATTAAGTGTAAGTTTCGATATCGGTGGTAACCGTATCGTTACCATAGAAACCGGTAAGTTGGCCCGTCAGGCTGATGGAGCCGTAACTGTTCGTCAGGGTAATTGCGTATTGCTTGCAACAGTTGTTGCCAATAAAGAACCTAAAGAAGGACAAGACTTCTTCCCATTGAGTGTAGACTATCAGGAGAAATTTGCTTCTGCCGGTCGTATCCCTGGTTCATTCTTCAAGCGTGAAGCACGTTTGAATGATTATGAGATCCTGACCAGCCGATTGATCGATCGTGCTTTGCGTCCATTGTTTCCTGAAGATTATCTCTGTGATGTACAGGTATTGGTGAGTTTGATCTCCAGCGATGATGAAGTAATGCCTGATTCACTTGCTTGTTTAGCAGCATCAGCGGCATTGGCTGTTTCTGATATTCCTATCAAAGAGATCATCAGTGAAGTTCGTGTTGGACGTATCAATGGTGAATATATCATCAACCCAACCCGTTCAGAATTAGAGAAGTCTGAATTGGAATTCATCGTAGCGGCTACCGATAAGAACCTGATGATGGTGGAAGGTGAAGCAAAAGAGTGTTCTGAAGCAGATCTGATCAAAGTATTGGAAATGGCTCATGATGCCATTCGTGTTCATATCAAAGCACAAGCTGAATTACGTGCGAAGAAAGGTATCACTACCGTTCGCGATTACAAAAAGCCTGAGCAGAATGAAGAACTTCGTGAGAAAGTATATGCATTTGCTAAACAGCGTGTATATGAGATCTCTCGTAAAGGATCGGCCAAACATGAACGCAGCGATGCTTACAGTGCATTGAAAGATGAACTGATCGCTAGTCTGGGTGAAGAAGCAACTGATCTCGATAAAAAATTAGCAAAAAAATACTACGAAGACCTGAAGTGGGAAGTAGTGCGTAGCATGATCATCGATGATCGTTTCCGCTTGGATGGCCGTAAATTGGATGAAGTTCGTCCATTGGCAATGGAAGTAGATCCATTACCAACCCCACACGGTTCTGCATTGTTCACCCGTGGTGAAACGCAGTCTTTAACTACGGTTACTTTTGGTACAGCATTGGATGAATTGCTGGTAGAGAGTGCAGCGAAATCTGTAGAGTCTAAGTTTTTCTTACACTATAATTTCCCTCCATTCAGTACGGGTGAAGTGAAAATGATGCGTGGACAAAGCCGTCGTGAAGTTGGACATGGTAACCTGGCACAACGTTCATTGAAGCAGATGATGCCGGATACCAGTACGTATGCTTACACGGTTCGTGTGGTGAGTGATATTTTAGAAAGTAATGGTTCCTCTTCAATGGCTACAGTATGTGCCGGTTCATTGGCGCTGATGGATGCAGGTGTACCTGTTCCTAAACACGTGAGTGGTGTAGCAATGGGATTGATCACCCGTGAAGATGGTAAATATGCGATCTTGACCGATATCCTGGGTGATGAAGATCATCTGGGTGATATGGATTTCAAAGTAACCGGTACCCGTGATGGTATTTGTGGTGTGCAGATGGATATTAAAGTAGACGGATTGAGCATGGAAGTAATGCGTGAAGCATTGGAGCAAGCGAGAAAAGGACGTTTACATATCCTGGATGCGATGTATGAATGTATTCCGGCACATCGTCCGGATGTGAAGCCGCATGCACCGCGTATGGTGAAATTGGTGATAGACAAAGAATTCATCGGTGCGGTGATCGGACCGGGTGGTAAAGTGATCCAGGAGATCCAGCGTGAGACAGGCACTACCATCAATATCGAAGAAGTAGGTAATACCGGTGAGGTAAGTATCTTCTCTGCGAATAAAGAATCTGTAGAAAAAGCAGTTAGATGGGTACGTGGTATCACGGCAGTTCCTCAGATCGGAGAAGTATATGAAGGACCTGTAAAAGGGATCAAAGAATTCGGCGCTTTTGTAGAATTCATGCCGGGTAAACAAGGCTTGTTGCACATCAGTGAGATCAGCTGGAAACGTTTGGAAAGCATGGAAGGCTTATTCAATGAAGGTGATATGGTGAAAGTGAAATTGGTAGGACTTGATCCAAAGACCGGAAAGTTCAAATTGAGCCGTAAGGTATTGATGCCAAGACCAGAAGGGCAGAAGCCAAGAGAGGATCAGGCTGCTGAACCAAAAGGAGAATAA
- a CDS encoding ribonuclease Z, whose product MFGVTILGNNSALPAYDRHPTAQAITLNEQLFLIDCGEGTQMQLAKYKVRRGRINHIFISHLHGDHYFGLIGLLTSMGLLGREQDLHVYGPPQLKDIIQLQLDVAATTLPYALHFYGLEEEGLILDHPKFSVECFKTQHRIPCFGFIIREKKKARKINKDAAIAYEIPSVYYERLKNGDDYETRDGKIIKNEWVTFPNTPGRSYAFSADTIYDPQIAEKTKGVTVLYHEATYLKDLEERAAARYHSTTIQAAAIAQQAEVQKLLIGHFSSKYELLDDFLTEAQSVFPNTQLAIEGTTYLI is encoded by the coding sequence ATGTTTGGAGTCACGATTCTTGGGAATAATTCTGCCCTACCGGCCTATGACAGGCATCCTACTGCTCAGGCCATTACCCTGAATGAACAGTTATTCCTGATCGACTGTGGAGAAGGCACTCAAATGCAACTCGCCAAATACAAAGTTCGTCGTGGCCGCATCAACCATATTTTCATCTCACACCTCCATGGAGATCATTATTTTGGGCTGATCGGACTACTGACGAGTATGGGACTCTTAGGCCGTGAGCAAGATCTGCATGTGTACGGACCACCTCAATTAAAGGACATCATACAACTACAATTGGATGTGGCAGCCACCACCCTTCCCTATGCATTACATTTTTATGGTTTGGAAGAAGAAGGGTTGATCCTTGATCATCCAAAGTTTTCGGTTGAATGTTTCAAAACCCAACATCGCATCCCCTGCTTTGGTTTTATTATTCGTGAAAAGAAGAAAGCCAGAAAGATCAATAAAGATGCTGCAATAGCTTATGAAATTCCATCCGTGTATTATGAGCGTTTGAAAAACGGAGATGATTATGAAACCAGAGATGGAAAGATCATCAAAAATGAATGGGTCACTTTTCCCAATACACCCGGCAGAAGTTATGCATTCTCTGCAGACACGATCTATGATCCGCAAATCGCAGAAAAAACAAAAGGCGTCACAGTGTTATACCATGAAGCCACTTACTTGAAAGACCTGGAAGAAAGAGCTGCAGCACGATACCATTCTACTACGATCCAAGCAGCTGCTATTGCACAACAAGCAGAGGTCCAGAAATTATTGATCGGACATTTCAGCAGCAAATATGAACTACTGGATGACTTTCTCACTGAAGCACAATCTGTATTTCCGAATACACAACTCGCAATCGAAGGAACGACTTATTTGATTTAA
- a CDS encoding aminotransferase class V-fold PLP-dependent enzyme, with protein sequence MHKRDFLKSLSLAGIALPFSGLAMEQWANKYEAMSADQLATEEDFWSVIRSGYVLKSDYINLENGYYNFLPQNILEAYINNIREVNKQGAFYMRTVQGDNKKKSAAQLAELAGCSAEELIITRNTTESLDTIIGGYPWQPGDEAVMAYQDYGAMLDMFRLVAKRHGVVNKIISVPNNPQSDEEIVQLYANAITPKTKLLMVCHVINITGQVMPVRKISDMAHSKGVQVLVDGAHAFAQLNFKIPDLHCDYYGASLHKWLSVPLGAGILYVKKDLIHQNWPLLGPSEGEETSIARLNHTGTHPVATDITIPYAIQHYQMIGRERKEARLKYLQQYWTTKVRKLPKVIMNTPEDPDRCCAIANVGIKGMKPADLAATLLNQYKIYTVAIDNPTANVQGCRITPNVYTTLDELDALVKALGNL encoded by the coding sequence ATGCACAAGCGCGATTTCCTGAAATCCCTTTCATTGGCAGGTATTGCTTTACCTTTTAGTGGACTCGCTATGGAACAGTGGGCGAACAAATATGAAGCCATGTCTGCTGATCAATTGGCTACTGAAGAAGATTTCTGGTCGGTAATCCGTTCCGGGTATGTATTGAAATCTGATTATATCAATTTGGAAAACGGCTATTATAATTTCCTACCCCAGAATATTCTGGAAGCCTATATCAATAATATCAGAGAGGTGAACAAGCAAGGGGCATTTTACATGCGTACGGTGCAGGGTGATAACAAAAAGAAAAGTGCAGCACAACTTGCTGAATTGGCTGGATGTAGTGCCGAGGAATTGATCATCACAAGAAATACCACCGAATCGTTAGATACCATCATTGGCGGTTATCCCTGGCAACCGGGTGATGAAGCTGTGATGGCTTATCAGGACTATGGCGCCATGCTGGATATGTTTCGTCTGGTTGCAAAAAGACATGGCGTGGTAAATAAGATCATTTCTGTTCCCAATAACCCACAGTCTGATGAAGAGATCGTTCAACTTTATGCCAATGCCATTACACCCAAGACCAAATTGTTGATGGTTTGTCATGTCATCAATATCACCGGACAAGTGATGCCGGTTCGTAAGATCAGTGATATGGCACACAGTAAAGGTGTTCAGGTATTGGTTGATGGTGCGCATGCATTTGCACAACTGAATTTTAAAATACCGGATCTGCATTGCGACTATTACGGCGCCAGTTTACACAAATGGTTAAGCGTGCCATTGGGTGCGGGTATTTTGTATGTGAAGAAAGACCTGATACATCAGAATTGGCCATTACTCGGACCTTCAGAAGGAGAAGAAACAAGCATTGCAAGATTGAATCATACCGGTACCCATCCTGTTGCAACCGACATTACCATTCCATATGCGATTCAGCATTATCAGATGATCGGAAGAGAAAGAAAAGAAGCAAGACTGAAATACCTGCAGCAGTATTGGACCACAAAAGTTCGTAAGTTGCCGAAAGTGATCATGAATACACCGGAAGATCCTGATCGCTGTTGTGCGATCGCTAATGTAGGTATCAAGGGAATGAAACCGGCAGACCTGGCAGCTACACTCTTGAATCAATATAAGATCTATACCGTCGCTATTGATAATCCAACTGCCAATGTGCAGGGTTGTCGAATCACGCCCAATGTATATACAACACTGGATGAACTGGATGCATTGGTGAAAGCGTTGGGGAATCTTTGA
- a CDS encoding YdeI/OmpD-associated family protein, with product MSNQTMLEKLQLKDEKNLLIQGLPSAIEKQFAKLTYAKNVTPLLRSKKVDFALVFAISQQQLNTVLCEVIPALHEDSKLWVAYPKTTSKIVSDLNRDCSWDCLTKKEYESVRQVALDHVWSAIRFKKTDKIPNRSRAFSEVKSQEMGVDFEKRLVVAPVELERLFTKHEEAKEFFSSLSFTNQKEYVTWIQGAKKEETRKRRLETALEKLLAGKKNPSEK from the coding sequence ATGTCAAATCAGACTATGTTGGAAAAATTACAGCTGAAGGATGAGAAGAACCTCCTAATCCAGGGTCTTCCTTCAGCGATCGAAAAACAGTTTGCTAAATTAACCTACGCTAAAAATGTTACCCCACTACTGAGAAGTAAAAAGGTAGACTTTGCATTGGTTTTTGCGATCAGTCAACAACAACTGAATACTGTTTTGTGTGAAGTGATACCGGCCTTACATGAAGACAGCAAATTATGGGTGGCATATCCCAAAACAACCAGCAAAATTGTTAGCGATCTGAATCGTGATTGCAGCTGGGATTGTTTGACCAAAAAAGAATATGAATCTGTTCGTCAGGTGGCATTGGACCATGTGTGGAGCGCAATCCGCTTCAAGAAAACAGATAAGATTCCTAACCGTTCAAGAGCTTTTTCGGAAGTGAAGAGTCAGGAAATGGGGGTGGATTTTGAAAAACGCCTGGTGGTAGCTCCGGTAGAACTGGAAAGACTGTTCACCAAGCATGAAGAAGCAAAAGAATTTTTCAGCTCTTTATCTTTTACCAACCAGAAGGAATACGTAACCTGGATCCAGGGCGCTAAAAAAGAGGAGACCCGTAAAAGAAGACTGGAAACTGCATTAGAAAAATTACTGGCAGGGAAGAAGAACCCTTCGGAGAAATAA